The genomic window TTTTTTTGATTTAACAGTAATAAATTCAAATTTACCTGAATTAAACAAATATATAAATAATGATATTAAAATTATCAATGTTTCTACTGTTGAACAGTATTTTAATGCAGTAAAAGAAAACATTGAATCTCAAGATATTTACTTATCGGTAGCTGCTGTGAGCGATTTAATTTTTGATAAGTTTGATGGAAAAATTAAAAAAGATACAACAATTAATTTTACTTATAAAATAGGAATTGATGTTCTTAAATGAGTTTCAGAAACTTATCCAGAAAAAATTAAAATTGGTTTTGCTCTTGAAAGTAGCAAGAACCTTGAAAATGGCCTAAAAAAATTAAGTGGTAAAAACCTTGATATGTTAATATTAAATTCTAAGGAAGCGTTAAATTCTTCTTTAACTTCAGGATTTATTTTAACTAAAAATAATAATATTGAATTTGATAATTTAACTAAAGAAGAATTATCATCAAAAATAGCAAGTGAAATAAAAATATGAAGCAAATAAAATATTTAGTTGTTGATATTGGAAATTCAAATTGTAAAATTAATGTAATTAACCAAGATTTTAAAATTTTGGATAACATTAAGATAGTTAAAATTAAAAAATACGATGTTAATTTAATAGTTGAAAACATCTCTAAATTAGTTATAAAACACAAAGTTTCTACTGGATTAATTGGTTCGGTGGTAATAAATTTAACTAAAAAAATAATTTCTCAAATCAAAAAAGAAAATTTAGGTATTAGCTTATTTGATATGGAAGAATTCCGTGAATGTATTAGTTATAAAATAGATAGCAACTTATTAAAACAAAAAGGAATTGATTTAATTGCTAATAGTGAATATTTAAGTCAAAAATTTAATGGTCAAGAAACTAAAGGTTTATTTTTATTTGGTACTGCAACAGTTTTTATTGCATTAAAAAATAACTCATATTATGAAGTGGCTATAACTTTAGGTCTAGCTAGAACAATTATCAATTTAATTAAAGATGCTTCTATATTAAATAAGAGATATTACAAACTAATTTCAAATATGAGTAATAAAGAAGTAATAGAATTTGCAAAAACAGTCATTCCAAATATTTACAGGGGATCAACAATCAGTTTAGAAGGTTTTATAACTGAATGCAAAAATATTTATTTAAATAATAAAAACACTTATTTTATAAGTGGTGGTGATGCTAATCTTATAAGCCAAAATTTTCACCAATTCATTGAGGAAGAAACTACTTCTAAAGGTTATTTATTGATGTACAAAAATTATAAAAAAAATACACACTAATCAATAGTGTGTTTTTGAATTCTGACTATTTGTTTTTGTTTACAAATTCATCAAGTCTTGATTGTTTTCTTGCACCTTTATTTGGGTGGAAAACACCTTTTTGAACTGCTTTAGCAATGATTGAGTGAGCATTTTGAACTAATTCTGTTGCTTTTTCATCTTTAGCAATAACTGCTTCACGAGCTGCACGGATAGCTTTTCTAACACGTGATTTCATAGCTGCATTTCTAGCTCTAGCTTTTTCAATCTTAGCAATGTTCTTAACTTTAGATTTAATATTTGCCATATTAGACCTCCCTTTTTCTTTTGAAAAATCTAAACAATTATATAACAAAATACAAGAAATGTATTTTTAAATGTTAAATACACTATAAAATTTTAAGAATTTTTAAAATGTTCAATTTGCAAAGCGAACTAATTAAATTAATTTTAAATAAACATAAAATAATCACTACTTTAACTAATTCATAGTACTTTTTATTATATGGTAAAAATTCCATATTAAAAAAATATTTATTTGATAAGAATATAATTTAAGTGTATGGATTATAAGAATGAAATTATAGGGAAAATTTTAACGGAAGAAGATGTTGTAATTCGAGGTTCTCTATCACTTTAGATTCAAAATATAATATCAAGAGAACCAAACGATATTGATATTTTGTTTTTAGATATTTATAAAAAAATCAATATTTATTAGAAAATAGATGAGCAGAATTGATGAAAATTTTAAATATTAAAATGTAACCATACAAAATACACCAATATTAAAAAACTTTTAATACATTGGTAATGTTAAGAAAAGATTAGACAAAATTTTATTGTTAAGGAGGACAAATTATGGTTTATAAAATAGATGATTATTGTTACTTTATATTAGATTTAGATTGGAGATATTATTAATGAAAATTACTTTAAAAGCAACACACATATTAGTAAGTATTGTTGAAACAATTATATTTTTAGTTTTTTACACTTTTACAACACTTTTTGGTAGTCAAGTTAGTTTTTACACATAATTCCATTATTATTGTCTTACCCATTAAATTTCTTGCTTTATATTCTATTCAAAAAGAAATTAACTCCTCATGAAATAATTAAAAATAACATTTTTGCATCTGTAGGTATATTAATAGTTTTTTATTTTTTCATATTTCCTCTACAAGTAAATGATACAGTTAGAATATTATCCATGCCTTCGGACGAAGAAAAACTTCTACACCTTTATAATCAATACTATGGAATATCACATGTAAGATTTATTTTTGTATTTGTATTTATGATTGGCATGATTTTTTCAAATTATTTACCCATCATAGTATTAGATAAAGATCAACTAAGTTTTAAAATTAAAATAGATAAAAGTACAGTAGGAAACATAATATTTTATATCTCTATCTTCATTTTAACTATATTAGCAAGTATCATAATCTCACTAACTGGCCAAAACTTTAGATTTAGATTTATTTCGATAGTAATTTTGACAATTATTTTTGTAGCCATTATTAATATTTATGAAACAATTAAATATTTTGTCAAAAAAAGAAATTATTCATTGTACGAGCAAATAACTCAAAAAACAATTAGTCAATATTTTATTTCTTTAGTTCTTGCTTGAATTTTAATGTTGACAATAACAATCAACTTTTCTGCAATAAATTATAGTAATTCTGAATATAATGAAATGTTTAACTTTTGAGTACACTATAGAGCGATTATATTTGGAGCTATAGGAATTGTTTATTTAGTGATATATAGTATAAAAATTACTTCTCATTTTGTAATAAATTCTTTCATCAAAACAAGAAATAAAAAACAAATAGCATAGAATAAAGTACTTAGAAATTAACTCCTAAGTTTTTAATTACTTTTATCCTGAATTAAAATTGAATCAAATATTTCAATTTCCATTATGGAAAATTTTCCATAGTATAAAATTATGCATTTTTCATATTTTTTATTAAATTTACTTTTATTACTATAAAATAGTATTAAAAGTACTTGACTAGTCAAGTTAATTATTCATAACATTAAACAAGAAATGTCGCTTTTAACCACAACTAATATTTATAAAAATTATAATTTTTAAGGACATAAAATGAAGAAGACAATAAAAAGAAATAAATTAACATTAAAAACTAAAATACGTTATTTGTTTTTAGGTAAAAGACCACTTGAAAGAAAGACATTACCTAAAATACAAGAATATTTATATTTGTGTTTCAATTCAATCTTTATTTTGTGTTTCATAATATATTTAGCAAGTATTCTAATTCAAAAGAAATTTGATTTCAGTGTTGAAAAAACTAATGAATTATTCAAAGAGATTCAGGAAAATGTAATACTTAGAGCATTAATTGCATTATTTGTTGCAATTTACTTAATAAATATCATAATATTATCTCATATTACTTATATATTGAGTAAAACTGAATTTAACAAGTGAATCGGCATTTTAGCGATAATTTTTGCTCTAAGTATAATTCTTTGCCCATTAGCAATTGTTTTTTCATACGTAGCTTACGAAAAAAATGAAATTAGTTTTGAATAGAAAAAGGAGAAAAATGAAATTTAATAAATTTTCCAAATTAATGATTAGTCTTAGTGGATTAACATCACTAACATCATTAGCAGCTCTATCAGCAGCTTGTTCAAAAGATGATAAAGGTACTAAACCGGTAAATGAGAATAAAGAAATTGTTATTGCAGTTGATGGTGTTCAAAAAGGAATGTATGACAATGTTATAGCTGAATTTAACAAAACAGAATATCATACAAAATATGGTTACAATATTAAAGTGCTTGAAAAAGATGTATGATCAGCACTTGATGCAAGTACTGTTGGTGCAACAGATACTAAAGCAGTTCCAGATTTATTCTACGGACCAAATGACAGAGTTACAACTTCAGTGCAAGATAATGTTGTAGTTGATTTAAATGAATTCTTAAAAACAACAAAATACAAAGATACAAATATTTGGAGAGTAATTCTTGGTGATCAAGCATCACAAAAATTAATTGACGAATTAGTTGAATTCGGTTCAGTTAATGGAATTAAAGGCGATAATATTACTTCTAAATTTGTTGCTTTAAGACACAACCAAGAAGGTATTGTTATGGCTTCTAACAAGTCAATGGATGAAGTTAGAAAACAATTAGCAAATCCAGATACAAACTCAATGGTTGAATTAGTTGAAGCTGGTGAGGCTTTCTTCAGAATTCAAGATTTATGATATGGTAATGGTGTTTTAGCTGGTGTATTTGACAAACTAAAATCTGATAATCCAGAAAATAAAAATTATGATAATTTAATGGCTAAAATTCTTTACTCTTTAGGAGCAAAAATTACTACTGGATTTAACGGAAGTGAATCTAATAAAATACCTCAAGAAATTAAAGATGCTTACAAAGAAGGTGCTTATACAGCAGCTAGATTAGTATATCCAATTTTTGATGCGGTATACAACAAAAATGATTCTGAATATGAACAAACAGTTTGAGCTAAAAAAGGTATTAACCGTGAAACACTTAAATCATTATTAAATGCAGACATGGGTCAAGTTCAAAATACTGTATGAAACTTACTAAAAGAAGGAAAAATCAGTTATGCACTTGTTGGAACATGAGATATTCAAAATACTCAAAAAACTGCAAATGCTAATACATTCTTTAACGCAATTAATGTAACTGATGATTACAAATATTTACAAGCACCAGGATCATGATCATACATGATTAACATAAGAAATAATGCTTATTCAGCGCTTCGTAGAGAAGCTATTGTTGAAATATTAAAATTAATTTACCAACCAAAAAGCTGATTAGAGTATTACAAACAAGATTCAAAAATTCCATTTATTGAATCACAAAAACAACAACTTGTAAAAGATGCTAATGATTTTAGTAACCCAGAATTTAATAGATTAATGAATTCTGTTAAAGAACATCTTGGATATGAATCATTAGAAGAGTTTTCAAAAGCATTTGAAAAATACAAAACAAAATACTCAATTAGTAAAGAAAAAACATTCCAATCTTCAATGTGACAAAAAGTTCCTACAACTGCTGATGCATCAGAGAAAATGCTTTTAGATAAATATGCTTCAGTTGAAGGTTTTGCTGAAAAAGTTAAAACTGTATTCACAGATAAATCTGAAACTGGTTCTGTATTAGGATTAAGAGATTTAATTAAAGACATTTTTGCAATTGAATTTGACGAAGAATCAAGTTCAGAAAACAAAAAATGACTTGAAAGTTGAAAATTATCACCTAGCGTATTTAAGTCAACACCAAGTGAAATTTTCGGTTCATTAGCTGACGGTGGTGGATACCATGTTAGAAAGATAGAAGCATTTATCTTAGGAGCTAATGGTGATAATGGTGGTGAAGTCGATGCTTTAATTCAAAAAATAAAAGATGCTATTAGCGAAAATAAATTAGAAAGTATTTATGCTGAAGCTATTGCTAACGCTAAGAAATTAGCAAGTTATTCTGCTAATAAAGCTTCTGATGAAGTTATTGAATTAAGAGTAAGACAAGCATTAAATAACTATGTTTACGATGCTAAAGTTCAATTAGTAACAGCTGAAATTGTTGAACAATCAAAAGTTAATAAAAAAGACGGTTCATTAAGTGATTGAACTCTTCAACAAACTGCTACAGTTTATGAAGAATTGAGTAAACTTGACAGTGTTGGAAAAATTATGGATGTTATTTCATCAGCAAAAACACTTCAAGATAATGGTTTAGGAATATTCACAACTCAAGTAAATCGTGTGGATAATGGTAACCCACAATTCGAAAAATTATGAGTTCTTTGAAACGATAGAACATTTGGTTCACAAAACTCATATCAAGCTATTTACGATGCTGATAAAGATAAAAATGTAACTGTAGATGAATTTAAGGAAGCTATTTACCAAAAATTAGGAAGCTTATTCATCGAAACTGCTAAAACTATTGAAAATTCTCAAGGTTCAACAGTTATTACATTTAGCTAATCATTAATTTAAATATGAATTTCTATAAAAAACTAAAAAGAAACATAACCAAACGAGAATTTTATCTTTATCTTAGTGGAATTGCATTTATTTGTTTTGTTTCTATATTTTGAATTACTTCATTCTTTGTCTTTCCAATTGAAAAACCACAGATCAATGATCCAAGTTTATCTAAAGAAGAAATTCAAAAACTAGCAGAACAATATTTAAATAATTTTGCTTTGTCCAAAATATTGTCATATATCGCTAACTCATTAATACTTATCTTTTTCCTAATTTATATTATTTTGCTAAGAGGTAAACTTAGTTGCGGTTATGGTTTCTATATAGCTTTTATAATAATATTTATTATATTAATAGGAATTCCATTTATACAATGAGAACAAATAACAACAAGCCAAAAATCCCTTGGCTTGTTGTTATCATTAGGCAATTTATTTGTCGCAATTTCACTAGCAGTTTATATGTTTATCTTATATAGAGATAGACGAATTCAAGAATTTGAATTTATAAGAAATAAAGGAAGGAGATAGTTTATGGATAATTTGAAGTTGTATAACTGATACGGTGAAGAGTTTGACTTAATTGTTCCAGAAATTGGAAGTAATTTAAAAGCATATAAACACAACACCAGAAACATTTATACAAGAACAGTTGACAAAATAAACTTAAGAAATAAAATCGAAAAAGATTTATTTCTTAGAGCTAGATACAAAATCAACAGCAATTTAAAAAGAGAATTATCAAGTCATAAAGTAGCCTTTAAAAATAAAACTAAAGTTATTCAAGATTCTACCAAAAGATTAAAACATGCTGAAAGTCTACAAAAATTAATAAATTTTGAAATTAATAAAATTCAAAAACAAAAGAAAGACTTACGTGTTTACGCAAAAGATTTCTTAAAATCACTAGAAAAAACAGCAGATGAAGTATCAAGAAAAAACGTTTTAATAAGTGAATTAATTAACAAAACAAATCTTGAAGAAGCTGAATTATTCAAAAAATATTGCATTTTTTCAGTTGCTTTAATTTATTTAAAACTAAGTGAAAAATTTAATCCAGGTGATCAAGTTGATATTAACTTAATAAATCAAACTAAGTTGCATGAATATGAAATTAAGTTATTAGATAGTTTAAAAGACAAAAACAAATTTTTCGCTAATTTATTTATTGAATTAGAAAAAACTAGACAAAATCTTCTACTCAAAAAACAAAATTTAAAAGAAGAATTAAATAATACTAAAAAGGTTGAAAAAGAGAAATTTTTAGTTGAAAGAAGTAATATAAAACTTCTTGCTAAAAAGAAAATAATCGAATTAGAATACGAATACAACCAAAAAATTGAACAACAAAAAGTTGAAGCTAAAAATATTAAGAAACAATCTTTACAAAAAATTAAAGAAAACAAAAATAAAATCTTAGAAATTGAAGCGAATAATAAAAACAAAATTAATAAATTAAAATCTACTACTAAACAAAAATTAAAATCAATTAAAAGAATTTATAAACAAAACTTAAAAATTGAGTTAAGTAAAATAGATGAAATAGTTAGAAAAGAATTTGATCTTTTTGTTGAAAAAACAAAAGAAAATGTTGTTTATGATGAAAAAAGTAAAAAATTCTTTAATAAATATTTCTTTACTTATGCAAACAAACTTAAAATCAAGAGCGAAGTTAAAAAGTTCATAAAATCTAATTATCTTTCTTCTTGTGCGGAAGTGCTTAAAAAGACTAGTTATGAGTCACAATTCAAAAAAGTTGAGGCTTCAGCACTTTATGAAAAAGTTATTGAAGATAAAAAAATTAGAGAAAAATTCATCATCGAACGAATTCAAGCTAAGTACTCAATGTTTCTTTTGAAAGAAAACAACCAACTTAGTAAAGAAAAAATCGAATTTAAAAACCTCAAAAAAGAACTTAAAAATAATTATAAAAACCAAATTAAAGACCTAAAAAATAGAAAAAGACATAAAGAAATCACTAAACAAGCATTTCAAAACAAAAAA from Mycoplasma anserisalpingitidis includes these protein-coding regions:
- a CDS encoding type III pantothenate kinase — translated: MKQIKYLVVDIGNSNCKINVINQDFKILDNIKIVKIKKYDVNLIVENISKLVIKHKVSTGLIGSVVINLTKKIISQIKKENLGISLFDMEEFRECISYKIDSNLLKQKGIDLIANSEYLSQKFNGQETKGLFLFGTATVFIALKNNSYYEVAITLGLARTIINLIKDASILNKRYYKLISNMSNKEVIEFAKTVIPNIYRGSTISLEGFITECKNIYLNNKNTYFISGGDANLISQNFHQFIEEETTSKGYLLMYKNYKKNTH
- the rpsT gene encoding 30S ribosomal protein S20; this translates as MANIKSKVKNIAKIEKARARNAAMKSRVRKAIRAAREAVIAKDEKATELVQNAHSIIAKAVQKGVFHPNKGARKQSRLDEFVNKNK